The Buteo buteo chromosome 3, bButBut1.hap1.1, whole genome shotgun sequence genome has a window encoding:
- the LOC142029377 gene encoding epiplakin-like has product MQKMSGPPQNNKSSNLIAGGHKEMVGGGSNFIAGVFIQAMNKKISIYDAMMRGLLTPGTALVLLEAQAASGFLTDPVRSEKLSVKEALTAGLIGRDFYEKLLSAEGAVTGYTEPYTGHKISLFQAMKKEFIVREHAIRLLEAQIATGGIIDPVHSHRLPVEVAYQRGYFDQEMCQFLSNPKNQTRSCFDPNTHENLTYTQLLRRCVPDPDTGLLMLHVMDKGSVLYQLNKDARKALQAARTTVNVGLFQGQSVTVWELLFSRYIPDHQREELLKKYKAGTVTIPEMITILTTIITKAEMENGDLSSSTVIPNNEVEASQPVQDIHSQEQQLRKSLKSATIYVTAGEFQGQNISLLDLLFSKYIPQGKRQELLELYRAGILTTEQVATVVTTIINRTEAANAVLMANARSPHKAVTRAEENGDDFSTQDAQLDNILKSTTIDVPAGELQGRQVSVWDLLFSDYIPEEKRQELLELYRERVLTLEQMITVVTTVIKKKESTSRKFLIAVKTADKDTVSEAGEKDDDSPKEEPWETALKTTAVNMEVGEFQGHKVSVWDLLHSKYIPEENRKELLELYQAGELTLEQVKTVVSTIVTKAEAARAEQLANASSPRAESTVAEAEHTCLQEDRTWEETLKSTTVEVSVDEFQGRQVSVWDLLFSDYIPEEKRQELLELYCAGTLALEQLIIVVTTLIKKKESTGRKFLIAVKTADKDTVSEAGEDDESPKEEPWETALKTTAVDMEVGEFRGRKVSVWDLLHSKYIPEENRKELLELYQAGELTLEQVKTVVSTIVTKAEAARAEQLANASSPRAESTVAEAEHTCLQEDRTWEETLKSTTVELSMDEFQGRQVSVWDLLFSDYIPEEKRQELLELYRAGTLTIEELVSTTSSIVTDSKERHLASLPQQTVDLLQSEGSYITFGQFQEQRVSVWELLSTKQVSEYKREAHLDTYGTGGLTVNKITITTTVITGPQRKKRHHQDH; this is encoded by the coding sequence ATGCAGAAGATGAGTGGACCCCCTCAGAACAACAAGTCAAGCAACCTGATTGCAGGTGGACACAAAGAGATGGTTGGGGGTGGAAGTAACTTCATAGCTGGAGTCTTCATCCAGGCTATGAATAAGAAGATAAGTATCTATGATGCCATGATGAGGGGGCTCCTGACACCGGGTAcagccctggtgctgctggaggcacAGGCTGCTTCAGGGTTCCTCACCGACCCCGTGAGGAGCGAGAAACTATCGGTGAAAGAGGCACTGACTGCAGGACTCATAGGCAGAGATTTTTATGAGAAGCTGCTGTCGGCAGAGGGAGCCGTGACAGGGTACACAGAGCCGTACACAGGACACAAGATCTCCCTCTTCCAGGCCATGAAGAAAGAGTTCATCGTGAGGGAGCACGCTATCCGCCTGCTGGAGGCCCAGATCGCCACCGGTGGCATCATCGACCCCGTGCACAGCCACCGCCTCCCCGTGGAGGTGGCCTACCAGCGCGGCTACTTTGACCAGGAGATGTGCCAGTTTCTTTCTAACCCCAAGAATCAAACGAGAAGTTGCTTCGACCCCAACACGCATGAAAACCTCACTTATACACAGCTCCTCCGCCGCTGCGTACCTGACCCGGACACGGGGCTGCTTATGCTCCATGTGATGGACAAGGGCTCCGTGCTCTACCAGCTGAACAAGGATGCCCGGAAAGCCCTGCAGGCCGCCCGCACCACCGTCAACGTGGGGCTCTTCCAGGGCCAGAGCGTCACCGTCTGGGAGCTCCTCTTCTCCCGCTACATCCCTGatcaccagagagaggagctgctgaagaaatACAAGGCAGGGACGGTCACCATCCCGGAGATGATCACCATCCTCACCACCATCATCACCAAGGCAGAAATGGAAAACGGGGATCTGAGCTCATCCACAGTTATACCCAACAACGAGGTGGAAGCATCACAACCAGTTCAGGATATACACTCCCAGGAGCAACAGTTGAGAAAGTCCTTAAAGTCTGCAACCATCTATGTCACTGCTGGTGAGTTCCAGGGGCAAAACATTTCCTTGTTGgatctgcttttttccaaatacatccCTCAAGGGAAgcggcaggagctgctggagctctACAGAGCAGGGATACTGACCACAGAGCAGGTGGCTACTGTGGTCACCACCATCATAAACAGAACAGAAGCTGCAAATGCCGTGCTCATGGCAAATGCCAGAAGTCCACACAAGGCGGTGACAAGGGCAGAGGAAAATGGAGATGATTTTTCAACCCAAGATGCACAACTAGATAACATCTTGAAGTCTACCACCATTGATGTGCCAGCTGGTGAGTTGCAGGGCAGGCAGGTCTCTGTGTGGGACCTGCTCTTCTCTGACTACATCCCTGAGGAGAAAAGACAGGAGCTTCTGGAGCTGTACCGTGAAAGGGTATTAACTCTGGAGCAGATGATAACTGTTGTCACCACTGtcatcaagaaaaaagaatctaCAAGCAGGAAATTCCTAATTGCAGTCAAGACTGCTGACAAGGACACTGTGTCagaagcaggagagaaggaTGACGACTCCCCCAAAGAAGAACCATGGGAAACAGCCTTGAAAACCACGGCCGTCAACATGGAGGTTGGGGAGTTTCAGGGCCACAAGGTCTCTGTGTGGGACCTGCTCCACTCCAAGTATATCCCAGAGGAGAACAGAAAGGAGCTCCTGGAGCTGTACCAGGCAGGAGAGCTAACCCTTGAGCAGGTGAAAACCGTTGTCAGCACTATCGTAAccaaggcagaagcagcaagggCAGAGCAATTGGCAAATGCGAGCAGTCCGAGAGCAGAGTCGACAGTTGCAGAAGCTGAGCACACCTGCCTGCAGGAGGACAGGACCTGGGAAGAGACCCTGAAGTCCACCACAGTCGAGGTGTCAGTGGACGAGTTCCAGGGGAGGCAGGTCTCTGTGTGGGACCTGCTCTTCTCTGACTACATCCCTGAGGAGAAAAGGCAGGAGCTCCTGGAGCTGTACTGTGCAGGGACACTGGCCCTGGAGCAGTTAATAATTGTTGTCACCACtctcattaagaaaaaagaatctaCAGGCAGGAAATTCCTAATTGCAGTCAAGACTGCTGACAAGGACACTGTGTCAGAAGCAGGAGAGGATGACGAATCCCCCAAAGAAGAGCCATGGGAAACAGCCTTGAAAACCACGGCCGTCGACATGGAGGTTGGGGAGTTTCGGGGCCGCAAGGTCTCTGTGTGGGACCTGCTCCACTCCAAGTATATCCCAGAGGAGAACAGAAAGGAGCTCCTGGAGCTGTACCAGGCAGGAGAGCTAACCCTTGAGCAGGTGAAAACCGTTGTCAGCACTATCGTAAccaaggcagaagcagcaagggCAGAGCAATTGGCAAATGCGAGCAGTCCAAGAGCAGAGTCGACAGTTGCAGAAGCTGAGCACACCTGCCTGCAGGAGGACAGGACCTGGGAAGAGACCCTGAAGTCCACCACAGTCGAGCTGTCGATGGATGAGTTCCAGGGGAGGCAGGTCTCTGTGTGGGACCTGCTCTTCTCTGACTACATCCCTGAGGAGAAAAGGCAGGAGCTCCTGGAGCTGTATCGTGCGGGGACACTCACCATTGAGGAACTGGtcagcaccaccagcagcatTGTGACAGACAGCAAAGAAAGGCATCTTGCAAGCCTTCCCCAGCAGACAGTGGATCTCCTCCAGTCCGAGGGCTCCTACATTACTTTTGGCCagttccaggagcagagggtgTCAGTGTGGGAGCTCCTCTCCACCAAGCAAGTCTCCGAGTACAAACGAGAAGCACATCTCGACACTTACGGCACAGGAGGGCTGACCGTGAACAAGATCACCATCACCACCACTGTCATCACAGGCCCACAGCGTAAGAAGAGACACCACCAGGACCACTAG